In Ancalomicrobiaceae bacterium S20, the following proteins share a genomic window:
- a CDS encoding SulP family inorganic anion transporter has protein sequence MPKLVSSLREGYSFNRFVADTVAGLTVAIVALPLAMGIAIASGATPDKGLFTAIVAGFIISAFGGSRFQIGGPTAAFIVVVYRIMEHHGYAGLALATLLAGFILVAVGFLRLGTYIKYIPYPVTIGFTAGIGITIFVSQVADLFGLEAGKLPGDFIPKVEALIKALPTVNPEALVLSAFSIAIILVLRRHRPKWPGFLIAVVAASAVVTLFHLPVVTIGSKFGGIPRVPPSPALPAFSLEMVQAVLPDAITIAVLAGIESLLSAVVADGMTGRRHRSNCELVAQGLANIVSPLFGGLPATGAIARTATNIRSGSTGPISGILHAVFLLAFMLVAAPLASYVPLAVLAAILAIVAWNMSEVHVVMRLLENSSWGDRTVLLATMGLTVFYDLTVGIEVGVVLSAILFMHHMAEAVAIERTVAGPLVEGDRKDDRSRPYDPTLATDRDTVVYRINGPFFFGAANQLAVTLDRIGTRPKRLILDFAGVPLVDSTGAAALKGVIDDAAKKGTTVVLAATSRPVRRSLVRFGIKRPHVAVTTAPSVEDALGGKVSETLAE, from the coding sequence GCGACGCCGGACAAGGGCCTGTTCACGGCGATCGTCGCCGGCTTCATCATCTCGGCCTTCGGCGGCAGCCGGTTCCAGATCGGCGGGCCGACGGCGGCCTTCATCGTGGTCGTCTACCGGATCATGGAGCATCACGGCTACGCGGGCCTGGCGCTCGCTACGCTGCTCGCGGGCTTCATCCTCGTCGCGGTCGGGTTCCTCAGGCTCGGAACCTACATCAAATACATCCCCTATCCGGTCACGATCGGCTTCACCGCCGGCATCGGCATCACGATCTTCGTCAGCCAGGTCGCCGATCTGTTCGGCCTGGAGGCCGGCAAGCTGCCCGGCGACTTCATTCCGAAGGTCGAGGCGTTGATCAAGGCCTTGCCGACGGTGAACCCGGAAGCGCTGGTGCTGTCGGCCTTCTCGATCGCCATCATTCTGGTCCTGCGCCGCCACCGGCCGAAATGGCCGGGCTTCCTGATCGCGGTCGTCGCCGCCTCGGCGGTCGTCACGCTGTTTCATCTGCCGGTCGTGACGATCGGCTCCAAGTTCGGCGGCATTCCGCGCGTGCCTCCGTCGCCGGCGCTGCCGGCCTTCTCGCTCGAGATGGTGCAGGCGGTCCTTCCGGACGCGATCACGATCGCGGTGCTCGCCGGCATCGAATCGCTGCTCTCGGCCGTGGTCGCCGACGGCATGACCGGGAGGCGGCACCGGTCGAACTGCGAACTGGTCGCGCAGGGGCTCGCCAACATCGTGTCGCCGCTGTTCGGCGGCCTGCCGGCGACCGGCGCTATCGCCCGCACCGCGACCAATATCCGCTCCGGCTCGACCGGCCCGATCTCGGGCATCCTGCACGCGGTGTTCCTGCTCGCCTTCATGCTGGTCGCCGCCCCGCTCGCCTCCTACGTGCCGCTCGCCGTGCTCGCCGCGATCCTGGCGATCGTCGCCTGGAACATGAGCGAGGTGCATGTCGTGATGCGCCTGCTCGAGAATTCCAGCTGGGGCGACCGGACGGTGCTGCTCGCCACCATGGGTCTGACGGTGTTCTACGACCTCACGGTCGGCATCGAGGTCGGCGTGGTTCTGTCGGCGATTCTGTTCATGCACCACATGGCCGAGGCGGTGGCGATCGAGCGTACCGTCGCCGGACCGCTGGTCGAGGGCGACCGCAAGGACGACCGCTCGCGGCCCTACGATCCGACGCTCGCGACCGACCGCGACACGGTGGTCTACCGGATCAACGGGCCGTTCTTCTTCGGCGCGGCCAACCAGCTCGCGGTGACGCTCGACCGGATCGGCACGCGGCCGAAGCGGCTGATCCTCGACTTCGCCGGCGTGCCGCTGGTCGATTCGACCGGCGCGGCGGCGCTGAAGGGCGTCATCGACGATGCAGCGAAGAAGGGCACCACGGTGGTGCTGGCCGCGACCTCGCGGCCGGTGCGGCGCTCGCTGGTGCGCTTCGGCATCAAGCGGCCACATGTGGCGGTCACGACGGCGCCGAGCGTCGAGGACGCGCTCGGCGGCAAGGTGTCGGAGACGCTGGCGGAGTGA